DNA from Mycobacterium bourgelatii:
GTGAACTTCGTCGAGAGCTTCACCCTGCCGTCGGGCAGGCGCACCACGCTGGGTGCGTAGGTCGACCAAGCCCGCGCCACCTCTGGCGTGGCCCCGACGGTGAACAGGTTGCGCTGGCCGCCGCGGGTCGCCGCGGGCACGATTCCGATGCCGAGGCCGCGGATCACCGGCGCGGTCAACCGGGTCAGGATGTCGCCCGGGCCCAGGTCGAGAATCCAGCGCGCTCCGGCCGAGTGCACACGAGTGATTTCCTCGACCCAGTCAACCTTGTCCACCAGGATGGACTCGGCGAGCTGCCGGGCCAGCGCGACGTTCAGGCCGACCGTCTCGGCCCAGCGTCCGACGATGTCGATGCCGTCCGCCAGCCTCGGGGTGTGGAAACCGACTTCCACCTGCACCGGCTCGAACACCGGCGAGAAGACGTCGCCGCCGCGGATCTTGTTCTTGCGCTCGGCCTCTTCTTTCTCCGAGATCTGCCGGCAGTAGAGCTCGAAGCGGGAGAGTTCGTCCGGCGTGCCGGTGATGACGACCGAACGCCGGCCGTTGCGGATGGACAGGACGGGCGGCAGCACGGTCCGGACATCCTGGGAAAATTCCTCCAGCAAGTGCTGGATGCGCTGCGGGTCGGCGTTGGTGACCGAGACCATCGGGGGGCGGTCACCAAGGATCGAAATCCCCCGGCGGCGCGCCACCAGTGTGCCGGCGGCACCGATGAGCTGGGCCATTGCAAAGAGCTCGACGTCGCGCACCCCGCCGGACTTGAGCGCCTCGACCGCCAGCACGCCTTGGGAATGCCCCGCCACCGCCACGGGCCGGTGGGCATTGAGGTCCATACCCTGGCGGGCCAGGGCGCGAATGGCCGCGATCTGGGTGAGCAGCACACCCGGCACCGACACCGCGGCCGACGTCAGGTGCTTGGCCGAGGGGACGGTGTCTTCGGCGGCCAGCGCGCGTACCCACTGCAACGGCTCGAAGCCGATCGGACGGACGACAACTAACTCTTTGGCGACCGGCTCCAGGACCAGCTCGACCTCACCGACCAGGGTCGCCAGCTCGGCCTCGATCCCGGCCCCTGACACCAGCTCTTCGAGGGTCTCCAACCAGGCGCTGCCCTGCCCACCGAAGGCGACCGCGTACGGCTCGCCGGCGGTCAGTCGGTCGACGAGAGCATGGGAGCTATGGGGGCTGGGTTCTCCGCGGTCAGCCGATACCCGATCGTGCTCGTGGATCGTCACGTCTCCATCTCCCTGTTACGTCTCGCAGCGTCTTAAGCGTCTCTCGTAGTTTTCGGCCGTTCCGGACGTCCGACCGCGGGACGCACCCGCTCCTGGTTCTCCCGTGCCGATTCCGCGTTGAATCGCCAGCCGAAAATCGTCTGACCGGTGTGTTTCGGATCCGGCTCGTAGATTCAAGCGGCGCCCAAAAGTTGGCATCGACCCACATCGGTCCTAATAAGAGTCTCATAAGGAATCGTCTAGATTGTTTACGTCGATTGGTTACTGGCGAGTTCTACGCGCGGGTAACCGTGTCGCGGGTAACACCATGTTTCATCGGCGGCACGGAAGTGGCGGACAAACGTCCTGCATGCAGGTGGTTACGGTCGAGTAGCTATAACTGCGCTGATCAAGGCAGTATTGTTACCAAATCGTTATACGAAAAATTTGGCGCTTCGGCGAGGGTGTCCCATACCACAGGCCGCACGGTCGTGGATACAGCTATGTAGCCGATACAGAAAAGTGAGCGAACGAGTGTTTGCTGGGAGGCGGCGCCACTGAGGCGATCGAATGGAGCCCTAGATCCACTGCCCAAATTGCGGCTTCAAGATTTCGTTGACGTCCACGCCGATGCCACCGACCTTGCGCTTGTCGATCTCGACCTGGTGCAGGTGGGCGGCCGGGTGGGTGTAGCCCTTGGGCGAGCCCCAGTTGTGCTGCCAGAAGTAGGAGCCCACGCCGTCGTTCAAGGCCCAGTCGATGGTCTTGGAGTTGGCGTAGACGCCAGTCCGCTGGTGCCCGATCACTGATTCCCAGGCCCGCAAATACGGCAGGACCTGGTTCTTGTATTGCTCGACCGACGGGTTGTCGTCGATTGACACGTAAATCGGGGCGCCGGCGGGTCCACCGGCGGCGGCGTGGAGTTCCGCACCCCGTTTGGCGTGCTGAATCCCGGCGGCGGCGCCGCCCAGCCAGTCCGACGTGCTCCCTTTTCCGAACTGGTAGTTGGAGACGATCTTGAGTCCGTTGCCGGCCAGGTCCTGCGCTTCGGCGAATTGGATCGGCTTGCCGAGCATCCAGTCGCCCCCCGGCCTCCGGTCCGACACGTATCGGATCGCGCCTGACGCGCCGGCTGCCCTGATTTCACTTGCGGGGATGACCCCGGCCGCGTAGTCCAACAAGGTGCCGAGGGCCGCCGACGCCGGTGCGGGGTACACCGAGGCCGCGGCGACACCCAGGCCCAGCAGGCCCGGCGTCGCCGCGGCGAACTTCAACACGTCACGTCGGGACACCGGCACATGCCACAGGGTACGACAGAATTCACACCAGACCCGTCCATCTCGGGTGTCGCATCTGTATCAAGTCGGGATGCGGTGCCGTCCCCGGCACCCCGTCCTCTGCTCCGACGAAAAGTTATAAAGTTAGTAAAGTTAGAGCGGAGCGCGACTGTAACGGGAGTTCAGGATGGATCGCGACCAACTCATCGACCTCACCCGGCGGGCCCTGAAGCTGGCTCGCGACAACACCACCGACCTCGCCGAAAAACAACACACGGTCGACGCGCGCGAGTACACGTCGCGGGAAAGACACGAACGCGATCGGGCGATGTTGATGTCCAGCCCGCAACTGGTCGGCTACGCGTCGGAACTACCGGGACCCGGGAGCTACTGCACCAAGACGGTCATGGGCCGTTCCATCCTGCTCACCCGCACGACCGACGGAACGGTGAAGGCTTTCGACAACGTCTGCCTGCACCGGCAATCGCAAGTCGTGACGGGGTGCGGCACCGCGAAGCGATTCACCTGCCCCTACCACTCGTGGACCTACGACAACACCGGGCGATTGGTGGGAGTTCCGGGGCGGGAGGGATTTCCCGACGTCACGCTGAAGTCCGACGGATTGACCGAACTCCCGGCCACGGAGTTCGCCGGATTCCTTTGGATAGCACTGAATCCGGGCACCCATCTCGACGTCGCGGCACACTTGGGCGACCTCGCCGACGAGCTCGACTCGTGGGGCATCGGCCGCTGGTCTCCGCTCGGCGAGAAGGTCCTCGACTCCCCCATCAACTGGAAGCTGGCCGTCGACACGTTCGCCGAGAACTATCACTTCGCCACCGTGCACCGGCAGACCTTCGCCACCATCGCGCGGAGCAACTGCACGGTCTTCGACTCGTACGGCCCGCACCACCGCTTGATCTTCCCGCTCAACGCCATCCTCGGCCTCGAGGACGTGCCCGAGGACAAGTGGGACCCGTTCCAGAACATGGTGGTGATCTACGCCCTGTTCCCCAACATCGTCATATCGGTGACGATCGCCAACGGCGAACTGTTCCGGGTTTATCCCGGAACCGAACCCGGCAGATCCATTACCGTGCACCAGAACTCGACGCCGTTGGACCTGTCGGACGAGTCGGTGGCCGCCGGCGCCCAAGCCGTATTCGAATACGCCCACGCCACCGTTCGCGATGAGGACTATCGGCTCGTCGAAGCCCTGCAGGCAAACCTCGAATCCGGTGCGCGCGAAAAGCTGGTTTTCGGCCGCAACGAACCGGGGTTGCAGCATCGACACATGGCTTGGGAGGAAGCGCTGTCAAGACTCTGACAGCGCGGTCACCAGGTCGTCGATGATGGTCGCCGCCAGGGCTTGTTGGCCGGGGCGTAGTTTCGTCAACAACTCCGCAGCCTCGGCTCGCCGGCCGGACGACACCAGTGGCCTGAGTTCGTCGGCAACGTCGGGCAACTCCGTCGCGAGCACATCGACCAGTTCCCAATCCCGGTACAGCGCCAGCGAACGCTCGTTGAAGGCGAACGCCGACACCGGCTGCCCAGCCAAGGAACCCCGGTATCGATACGGGCCTTCCATGTATTCGATGGGCAGCCCGTGTGCGGGCGCCGGTACCAAAGGTTCACCGACGATGTCCAACCCCAGTGCAGCACAGGTGATCCGGTGCCCATCCGGCAGATACCTCGCCGACGTCGGCGGGCGGATCAGCGGGCGGATCGAATCCGGCCAGCGGACATAGCTGTCGACCGTGACCTCGAAGTCCTCGGCACACTCCGGCGGTTTGGCCGAGTTGGGGTGACTCGTCGTTATTCCGGTAAACCGTTGCAGCGCATTGCCGTCTGCGCGATGAAATTGGCGCCAGATACTCATGTCGACGCCGTTGTCGAAATTGATCGTGCGCCATTCGTGCGACCTGGTCCGGGGAGGTTCGCCCGTCCCGCCACCGGCATACTTCGGAAACCATTGCCGGTCAACGTGTCCGGCGGTACCGCGGACCCGTTCCGATCGGGCGCCCCAGCGCAGCCTTCCAGTCATCACCATGCCGGTCTGGAAGTAGGAATAGGTGTCGTCTTGGCCGAAACAGGCGATCTTGCCGTTGTAGGTGGACGCGCCCAATGGCGTCGGCGCCCGCGTCGGGGTAACCGAAAGGTCCAACTCCATTGATTGCCCGGCCTGGTCCGTCCCGACCAGGCTGACGCGGTAGGTGTAGGGCAGCAGTTCCCCAGCCTCGTCGCGGCAGGTGGTCCACGACACGGCTCCGGCGTCACTTCGGTAGACGAGATCGAGGTAACCCGTCGCGGCGGCCAACTTCGGCTCTGCACCCGGCTGGATGCTGGCCGGCGGCATGTCGTAATCGGTGTAGGTCCCGTATTCGCCGGTGTCCAAATCGAATAACGCCATGGTGTAGAAGTCGGCCACCACCGAACCCCCGGGCCGGTTCTTGTTGAAGATCGTCAGGAAGGCGAAGGACCGACCGGTATCGGGGGCGTCAAGCTGGCCCGCGATGAACCAGGTATCGGACTCCTGGTCCGGGTGTTCGCCCTCGGCAGCGGGAAACTGCAGCGACTCATCGCCAGGAACCAGATGAAAAGGGTAACTGCGCCAATCGTCAGTCAATGCCCCGCCTCGCACAGCGAAATATGGCTTTTTTGCTATGTTAGCATCAATAGCGAAATGCCGTTTCCTGCCCAAAGGTAGCGCTCCCATGGCGGAGAATCCCCACCGTTCGTACGACGAACTGTTCATCGGTGGACGTTGGCGCAAACCCAGCACGACAGAACGACTTGCCGTCATCTCCCCACATTCCGAAGAGCCGATCGGCCATGTCCCGGCTGCGGGGCCAGCGGATATCGAGGCCGCCATCACCGCTGCCCGCACCGCGTTCGATCACGGGCCCTGGCCGCGGATGGAACCGCAACAGCGCATGCGCAAGATCGAGGGGCTAGCCGCGATTTACGGACGCCAGCTCGACGCCATGGCCGACCTGATCACCGCCGAAATGGGCTCACCACGCAGTTTCAGCAGGTTGGGCCAAGCGGCCGGGGCGGCTTCGATGATCCATCTGGCCTTGGCAGTGGCCCGCGACTTTCCCTGGGCAGAACGACGTCAGGGCGTGCTTGGTGAGGCGCACCTCCGCCGGGCGCCCGTGGGCGTGGTGGGTGCGATCGTGCCGTGGAACGTGCCGCAATGCCTGATCATGCCCAAACTCATTCCCGCGCTCATCGCCGGCTGCTCGGTGGTGCTCAAACCAGCGCCCGAAACGCCTTTGGACGCTTTGTGGTTGGCCGAGATGATCGAACAGGCCGACCTGCCCGAAGGTGTGGTTTCGGTGGTCACCGGCGGTCCGGACGTTGGCGAAGCACTGGTGCGCCACCCGGCGGTGGACAAGATCGCGTTCACCGGCTCCAGTGCGACCGGGCGGCGCATCGCCGCAATCTGCGGAGAGCAGCTGAAGCGGGTGAGCCTGGAATTGGGCGGCAAATCGGCAGCGATCATCCTCGACGACGCGGACCTCGACAAGACCGTCGCCGGTCTCAAGACCGCGGGGCTGATGAACAACGGCCAGGCCTGTGTTGCGCAGACCCGCATCCTGGTCAGCGAACGCCGCCACGACGAGGTCGTCGACGCGCTGGCCGACATGATGTCGGCACTGCACGTCGGTGATCCATCCGAGGAGAAGACCGACATCGGACCCCTTGTCGCACAACGGCAACAACGTCGGGTGCAGGACTACATCCGCTCCGGCCAGCAGGAGGGCGCACGCCTCGTCGTCGGCGGTGACGACCGCCCGGTGGAACGCGGCTGGTATGTGCGCCCAACCCTTTTCACCGACGCCACCAACGACATGCGGATCGCGCGGGAGGAGATTTTCGGCCCGGTCCTGACGGTGCTTACCTACCAGGACGAAGACGACGCCGTCCGGATCGCCAACGACAGCGACTACGGCTTGGCCGGTTCGGTCTGGACCGCCGATACCGCCCACGGCTTGGATATCGCAAGCCGGGTGCGGACCGGCACCTACGGCATCAACATGTACATGCTCGACATCAGCACGCCATTCGGCGGATTCAAGCATTCGGGCATCGGACGCGAATTCGGACCGGAGGGCCTCGACGAGTACGTTGAACTGCAGGCCGTGATCTGCAACGGAAAAATGCCGCCGCTCAACGGGGTTCGGGCAGCTGCAGAGTGATCTCGACCGGGCAGCACAAAGCGCCGTGCTGGTTGGTCACTTCGATCTGGAGATCGACCAGGTAGCGCGGCGGATCGACGGTGGTGTCGCATCGCTTGGCCACCGCCCTACCCCGGCCAACCATGGTGTCGCCCGCATAGATGGAGCCTGTCAACCGCATGGACCGACGCACCACGCGACTGCCCGGGCCCGCCCAGTCGGTCGCGATGCGGTCGGCGAACCCCGCCAGGTGCATGGTGTTGACGTAAATAGTTGGGTTGCCTTGACTTTGGGCATAGGCGGGATCGAAATGGCCGGGAAAGTAGTCCCAAGTCGCTCCGGCGTTTTCCACCACGCGTTGATAAGTGATTTCGTCGGTGACCTCGGGCAGGTCAACAGGTACGCTCAGAGCATTCCAATCGAGATCCACCGACGTCATGACGACGCCTCAGGAGTGAAGCGGAACAACGTGTTTCGAGACCTGGCCACCACCGCGCCATCCTGGCGGCGATATGTCTCCAACGTCTCGACGAAGTGTCCGACACCGAGACGGGTCCGCTTCTCCGGCGACACCGAGACCAACTCCTCGACCGCCGTGAGCAGATCCCCCTCGATGATGGGCTGCAGCAACTCGACATCGTTGGCCGCGTTGATGAACGTCGTACCCGGCAACGGCACCCGTAGCGCGAGCGATGCCGCCGGCGGACGCCCACCCGGCTGCCAAGGCGGAGGAACCAGCCATCCCATCAACAAGGCCGGCGGTGCCAGCAAACCGCCCCACTGTTGCCGCGCATACTCGGCGTCCCAGTACGAACGATTCCCGTCACGTACCAACGAGGCGAACAGCTGGATGCGCGCGCCGCTGACCGCCGTCGCCGCGGTGCGCGGTTCGCCCGCGGTGCCGACCATCCGCAACGCATCCTCGTAGCTACCGAACGCCAGTTGGTAACTCAGGCCGCGGTCCACGTGCATGTTCCGTTCACATCACCGGATGGGCGCTCGGCACCGAATCCCATTGGAGTTCACGGGATGTGAAGTACCAACCGCCGCGCTCATAGATCAGCCGATCGGAGGACGTCCCGGTGGCTCGCAGCGTCGTTTCGTCATACACCTTGGCGTACAGCACGACAACGCACCGTTGCGTCGCATTGACCCCGTCGACGTGGATCTCGTGGTCGACACTGACCAGGCGCTGCCCATTGCCGCCGTCGAAAGCCGCACGCAAATCGGTGAATGTCTCGCCATCTCGGATGAAAGTGGCGCCGGAGTGACGGAAGGTGGCGATCCACGCGTCGCGGTCGCCAGCGGAGTAGGCCCTGTTGTGTCGGGCGGTCAGGTCCAAGATGGCGGCGCGCCCCGTGGCGGCATGCAGCATCTGGTGTTCCTGGTAGGTCATGGTCATTTCTGTTCTCCAATTTCCCTGGGACCTGACGAAACCCTACTCACCGACTGACGACGTATCCGTGATCTTCACGATCCCACGCGGCGGGGCTGAGACCTCGGGCACGCAGCAGGTCTTTGCGTATCCGTCCGATGCCGTTTCTGGGAAGTTCGTCGACGATGTCGACGTAGCGCGGGACGCAGAAGTACGGCATGCGGGCGGCACAGAAGTCCAGCAAGTCCGCGGAATCCAGTGTGGCGCCGGGGCGCAATGTCAGGACTATCAAGATGTCGTCCTCACCCACATCGCTGGCGACGGCGACGGCGGCGGCTTCGGCCACGGCAGGGTGGTCCATGACGACCTTCTCGACTTCTACCGAGGAGACGTTCTCACCGCGCCGGCGCAGCGAATCCTTGACGCGGTCCACGTAGGTCAGGTTCGCATCCGCATCGACTCGGCCCAGGTCCCCGGTGCGAAACCACTCATCGTGGCGGTGCACCTGTAACCGGTCACCGACGTAGCCTTCACTCATTACGTGTGGATACCTCGGCCGACAGGCGATTTCGCCGACAGCCCCGGCCGGGACCGGGGACCCGTCCTCGTCGACGATCCGCACGTCGAAGTTCGGGTTGAGACGTCCAGATGTTCCGGGCACGCCGTCTTCGGCAACACCCTTGACGGCGATGGGAAAGGCTTCGGTCATCCCGTACATCGTCACAATGCGGCAGCCATAACGCTTTTCGATCTCGCGGTAGGCCTTGGCGTCGATCGGTGCCGCGGAGATGAACCGCAGCGGCAGGTCCGCGTCCCGCTGATCCGGTGGCAGGCTTTGCAGCATCGACACCATGGCACCGGCGCCGAAGAAGCCGACGGCACCGCGAACACGCACGTCATCCCACACCTCGGTCGGATGGAAAGCATCCGCTAGCACCGTTGTTCCGCCGATCAGCATCGGCGCCAGCACGCTGGGTGCGGCGCTCAAATGGAACAGGGGCATCGCCGTCCACAGTGTCTCACCAGGGGCGAATTCCCAGGCCGAGGCAGCGGTTGCGGCCACTGTGAACAGGTAATGCCATGACGTGGCAACCGCTTTCGACGGTCCGGTGGTGCCGGAGGTGAAGAACAGCGCGCCGACGGCTTCAGGCTCGGCGGCCTGGACTACCTCAGCGCCAGGGATGTCTGGCCAATCCTCCGGCGTCACAACGGTTGCCACGGTGTCGAGCCTGTCAAGAACTTCGTCGAGGCGTGGGCGCCGCTGTGCGTCGGTGAAGATCACCTTGGCTTGCGACAGCCGAAGGTTGTGCAGCAGGAAGTCACCCTTGTTGGCGGCGTTGACCGCCGCGCTCAACGCGCCGATCCGCGCCGCACCCAGCCAAAGGTAGACCCATTCCGGACAGGTGCCGGAGAACAGCGCCACGCAGTCGCCGCGACCGATACCCCACTCGCCCAACAGTTTTACCGCCACGAGAGACCGCTGCCGCATCTGCTCGAAGGTGATATCGGTGCCGGCGATCGACATCATCACCCGGTCGGGATGCTGCTCGGCTCTGCGATCAAGCACCGCCGGTACGGTGAATCGCTCGACGCCGAAGTCGGCGGGACCCAAGGGTCCGCTCATTAGGCGTGCGCGGCAGCGGGGTCGGGCTGGCCTTCGGGGGTATAACCAAAGTCGTCGGGCGATGGCTCTTTACCAGGATAGAAGCGATGCGCCCAACGGCGCAGAGCCGCATAGTCGTGCGCCTCCTCGGGCGCCAGATTGGGCTTCTCCAGGTATTTCATGTTCTCCCAGGTGAAGAAGTCCTGTTTGATGACCTCTTGTTGCAGTGCAAGGAACCTGGCGGCACGTCCGGTGGGCACATCGCCGGTGTCGCCGGGCTCGCGGATGGAGGCCTGGGTGTAGAAGTAGTCGGTGTAGTCCTCGTCGACCGGTGTCTGCCCGGTGACCTGGACGGTGGCCACCAGCTCGCTGGGAAAGCGCACGATGCCCAGTCCCAGTGAGTAGTTGTCGTAGATGATCTTGGCGTCGACCGGTCCGTTGGGCGTCAACCAAGTCTTCGCCCGGCCGCCTCCGAAATTGGCGTTGACGGTCGCGTGCAGGTGATAGCCGGAGACTTCGAACGAGGCGGTGTTGGCGGGGTTGGCGGCCTTGTGCACGTACTGGACGTGGTACGGGTCGGCGGCGTTCTCGATGATCATCTGCGCATGCACCTTGACCCGGTTGACCATCCGGGTGTGCGGGTGCAGCGGGTAGTACTCGTCGGTCTCGAGTTCGGGCAGCACAGGCGGCTGCCAGTACGGCGGGCGGCCGTGGCGCTCGTGCCAAACCAGGATGAAGCCGTACCACTCCGTCACGGGATAGGTCCGGATGCGGACGTTGTTCTTGCAGCCGATCTTGCTGTACGGGATCAGGGCGTTGGTGCCGTCGCCACGCCACTGCCATCCGTGCCACGGGCAAACGATGTGCTCGCCCTCCACCGTCCCGCCCACGCCCATGTTGGCACCGAGATGTTGGCAGTAGGCGTCCAGCGCGTGCACCTGGCCGGATGCGGTGCGAAACAGCACCAATTCCTCGCCGAAGTAGTGCACGCGCTTGACTTCTCCGGCGCCCAGATCGGAGGCGAAGGCGACGATGAACCACCCCGTCGGAAAGCGGTACTTCGACAGCGCGATGCCCGCCGGCCCGAACTCACGTTCCGACGGGTCTATGGAATCAGAAACGGTGTCCGTCACGAGCTCTCCGGTTCGACGTCTTGGCTCTATTTTTACTATTTTAAGCATTCAACGTCAACGCGGCGGGCATGCCAAGCATCGCCCGTTGCAGCGCAATGCTTTTCGGCGTTGACCGCGACGGCAGGTCGCTACTCGACGATCCGCAGGGCCGCTCTGGGGCACTGGTCCACCGCGGCGCGGACGTCGATCTCCCTATCCGGCGGCACCGGACCGTCGGCGATCTGCACTACGTCCTCGTCACCCAATACGAAAATGTCCGGGGCGATCGATTCGCAGAAACCGTTGGCCTCGCACATGTCCGCGTCGACAATTACCCGCATCGAACGCTCCTAATCGTTTAGTAGGGGTTGGTTACTGGTCGTGTAGGCCAGGGCGATTCCTGTGTGGTCTGCCGTTGGGTGATGCCTGGGAGCTCCCGGCGTATGACGCCTTATGAGAGAGCGGCGCGCCTGACGGCAGATCATGGCTTTCGGTGGTGGGATGCCGTTGCTCGAGCCCGCCACAGGGTCGACCTCCCGGCTAACGATCCCGAGCTTCGAGCTCTTCGAAAGAACGAGGCCCTGTGGTGTGCTGGAGTCACGGACGGCTAGTGAGATGACGGACCTTCGAGTCCTGCGATTAGGGCGCCGCGTGACCCCATCAAGGCTCGTGACCGGTTGAGTGATCGAAGGAGCGGTAATTTGGAACTTTTTTGCGGAATCGACTGGGCCACATCGCATCACGATGTCGCCGTGGTAGACGCCGACGGTCGCGTGGTGGCCCGCGGGAGGGTCGATAACGACGCGGCCGGCTTTGCACAGTTGTTGACCCTGTTGGCCGAGGTCGGCGACAGCGCCGAGCATCCGATCCCGGTGGGGATCGAAACCGACCGCGGGCTGTGGGTAGGCGCGTTGCGCGAAACCGGCCGGGCGATATATCCGATCAATCCGTTGGCGGCCTCGCGGTATCGGGCGCGGTATGCACTCTCGGGCGCCAAATCCGATGCCACCGACGCAGTGCTGTTGGCCAACATCATCCGCACCGACCCCGACGCCCACCGCCGGCTGCCCTCGACACCGAGCTGACCCAGGCTATCCGGGTACTGGCGCGCGCCCAGCAGGACGCCGTGTGGGCACGTCAGCAGATCGGCAACCAGATCCGCGATCTGCTCAAAGACTTCTACCCGGCCGCGCTGGCGGCCTTCGCAGACCTGCCCAGCGGAGGGCTGGCCCGCGCCGACGCGCGCACCATCCTGGCGGCCGCGCCAGCCCCACGCAGGCTGCAAAACTGACCCCGGCGCGGCTGCGCCGGTTGCTGGTCAAAGCCGGCCGCCGCCGTGACCTCGACCGTGACGTCGAGCGGCTGCGCAGCGTGTTCACCGACACCTACCTGCACCAACCACCCATGGTGGAAAACGCGATGGGCATCCAGCTGGCCGCGCTGCTGCGCCAGTTCGAGGCCGCGAGCGCGGCCGGCGATGACCTGGCCGAGGCGGCGATCGCCCATTTTGAACAGCACCCGGACGCCGCGATCATCACCAGCTTCCCTGGCCTGGGGAATCTGACTGGCGCCCGGGTGCTCGCCGAGATCGGCGACGACCGCGCCCGCTTCGCTGATGCCCGCGGGTTGAAAGCCTTCGCTGGATCGGCCCCTATCACCCGCGCCAGCGGAAAGAAAACCGTTGTGACACATCGGCATATCAAAAACCGGCGCCTGGCCGCGGTCGGCTCGATCTGGGCGTTGGCATCGTTGCGCGGTTCCCCGGGTGCCCGTCGCCACTTCGATGCCCGCCGCGCCGCAGGAGACTGGAACCGCCAAGCCCAACGACACCTGTTCAACAAGTTCCTCGGCCAACTCCACCACTGCCTGCAAACTGGCCAACGGTACAACGAACATCAGGCGTTTCCACCCCCTCTCACACTCGCGGCTTGACTTCTAACTTCGTGAGATGTCTTTCTCTACAGTCCGACCGGCCGAGTCCCGATGACCGCGCTGGCGGCGAGGGGCTCGAGATCTTGGTCGGTCAGCCCGCACTGATCGCGCAGTACCTCTTCATTGTGCTCGCCCAGGGTGGGCGGTGGGCGTAGCAGCCATTCCCGCTGGTCGGTGAGCAGGGCGAACGGCGGCGTCGGATACAGCGCCTGCCCAATCCGCGAATGCGTCAACGACTCGAAAAAGCCCCGGTCACGCAGTTGCGGGTTGTCGGTCACCAACGAGGGCGACACCACCGGGGCGGCCGGAACCCCAACGCTGGCCAGCAGCTCTACCGTCGGGTCGCGTTCTCGGTCAGCGAACCACGCCGCGAGGTGACTGTCGATCTCGTCGCCTCGCTCTCGTCGTCCGGGCAGAGTGGCCAATG
Protein-coding regions in this window:
- a CDS encoding AMP-binding protein — protein: MSGPLGPADFGVERFTVPAVLDRRAEQHPDRVMMSIAGTDITFEQMRQRSLVAVKLLGEWGIGRGDCVALFSGTCPEWVYLWLGAARIGALSAAVNAANKGDFLLHNLRLSQAKVIFTDAQRRPRLDEVLDRLDTVATVVTPEDWPDIPGAEVVQAAEPEAVGALFFTSGTTGPSKAVATSWHYLFTVAATAASAWEFAPGETLWTAMPLFHLSAAPSVLAPMLIGGTTVLADAFHPTEVWDDVRVRGAVGFFGAGAMVSMLQSLPPDQRDADLPLRFISAAPIDAKAYREIEKRYGCRIVTMYGMTEAFPIAVKGVAEDGVPGTSGRLNPNFDVRIVDEDGSPVPAGAVGEIACRPRYPHVMSEGYVGDRLQVHRHDEWFRTGDLGRVDADANLTYVDRVKDSLRRRGENVSSVEVEKVVMDHPAVAEAAAVAVASDVGEDDILIVLTLRPGATLDSADLLDFCAARMPYFCVPRYVDIVDELPRNGIGRIRKDLLRARGLSPAAWDREDHGYVVSR
- a CDS encoding aromatic ring-hydroxylating oxygenase subunit alpha; protein product: MLKIVKIEPRRRTGELVTDTVSDSIDPSEREFGPAGIALSKYRFPTGWFIVAFASDLGAGEVKRVHYFGEELVLFRTASGQVHALDAYCQHLGANMGVGGTVEGEHIVCPWHGWQWRGDGTNALIPYSKIGCKNNVRIRTYPVTEWYGFILVWHERHGRPPYWQPPVLPELETDEYYPLHPHTRMVNRVKVHAQMIIENAADPYHVQYVHKAANPANTASFEVSGYHLHATVNANFGGGRAKTWLTPNGPVDAKIIYDNYSLGLGIVRFPSELVATVQVTGQTPVDEDYTDYFYTQASIREPGDTGDVPTGRAARFLALQQEVIKQDFFTWENMKYLEKPNLAPEEAHDYAALRRWAHRFYPGKEPSPDDFGYTPEGQPDPAAAHA
- a CDS encoding ferredoxin, which gives rise to MRVIVDADMCEANGFCESIAPDIFVLGDEDVVQIADGPVPPDREIDVRAAVDQCPRAALRIVE